TGATCTGAAAACAGCTCGTGGAGGTATCCTGTTCGCCGCGTTTTTAAAGCTTTTGATGCCTATTATTGTGGTATTGCCGGGTATTGCAGCTTACGTTTTATACAAAGATGGAGCTTTTCAAACCGAAATGCTTCAAGATGGCTCTGTAAACCCTGATCGTGCTTATCCAGTATTACTTAATCTTTTACCTGCCGGATTAAAAGGGCTTTCTTTTGCTGCGCTTACTGCTGCGGTAGTGGCTTCTTTAGCTGGAAAGGCAAACAGTATTGCAACTATATTTACATTGGATATTTATAAAAAAGTGATTAAACCCGAAGCTACAGAAGGTAACTTGGTTGTAACAGGTAAAGTTGCGATTATAGCAGCGATGATTTTGGGTGTATTGATTGCTCCGCATTTAGGAATTGATAAAAAAGGAGGCTTCCAGTACATTCAGGAATATACTGGTTTTGTGTCTCCTGGTATTTTTGCCATGTTTATTCTAGGATTCTTTTGGAAAAAAGCAACATCTAATGCAGCATTATTTGCAACTATTGGTGGTTTTGGACTTTCATTATTGCTTAAATTTTTACCAGGTATGACCGATCTTTCCTGGTTGTCGCAAGTAGGTTTTGCTGTTAAAGGTTCAACCGGTGTATATGAAATTCCTTTCTTAGATAGAATGGGCTTTGTGTTTTTATTCTGTATTATCGGAATGATTATCATTAGTTTGGTGGGCAATAAAGGTGAGGCAGATGCTAAGGGACTTGAAATTGATGCAAAGATGTTCAAAACCACTACCAGCTTTGCTGTTGGTGCTTTAATTATAGTAGGCATTCTTGTTGCACTTTATAGTGTGTACTGGTAAAAACCTATAACCGTTATCTGGTGTTTGTAGCATCAGGTAACGGTCTTTTTATTATACTTGCACAACTTTTTGCTATCTCATAAATCTTGAAGAAAAAAACGACTATATACGATATTGCTAAGGAACTGAACGTTACCGTTTCAACGGTGTCCCGGGCACTTAGCGGTTTTCCCGCAATTAGTGAATCAACAAGACAAACTGTAATTGATACAGCGAAAAGACTTAATTATAGTCCTAATAAGCTTGCTTCTGCCCTTAAATCAGGGAAAACCTATATTGTTGGTGTAATTGTACCAAGTGTTCAGGCACATTTTTTTGCCTCAATTATTCATAGCATAGAAGAGGGCTTAAAAGACAGCGGCTACAGAATTATTCTTTATCAGTCTAATGAATCTGTTGAAAATGAGATCAAAGGTGTAAAAACACTGTTGGAAGCTCAGGTAGATGGAATCATGGCGTCAATGTCATTAGAGACGAATGAAGTGTCTCACTTTCAGGAAATTATAAAGCAGAATAAGCCGCTTATTCTTTTCGATAGGATTAGCACAAAGCTGAAAGTGCCAACTGTTACACTTAACGATTTTCAGGCGGGTTTTTTGGCCGCCCAACATCTTATTGATCAGGGGTATAAGAATATTGCTTTTGTAACCACCATTCACCAGATCAGAATCTTTAATGATCGTTTGGAAGGTTATAAAGAAGCTATGAAAGTCAATAATTTGACTGTAAATGAAGAACATATCATCTTTGGTGGCCTTTCTATAAAGGACGGAAGATATGGCGCTGGTAAACTCTTGCGCGGAAATAATATGCCTGATGCTATTATTGCGGGAGATGACTTTACTGCCCTTGGGGTGATTAAAAAGCTGAAAGAAGTTAACCAGGCCCCACCGAAGATAGGGGTAATCGGGTTTGCGAATGAAGCTTTTTCAGCTTACATCACGCCGAGTCTATCTACAGTGGATCAACATCCTAATCAGATGGGCCGGGATTGTGCTGAAATGTTTTTACAAATGATCAAGCAGAATAATCCTTATGAAGGTATACGTAATGTTATTCTGGAGCCTACAATCGTAGAAAGACAATCAACAGGATTATAAATGTTTTATTTCTGCATTGGTTCTATCAATTTGATGGTTCCATCAGGATTGTGTGTAAGTTCCGTTACTTTGATATTTCTCAGGTGCGTTTTATTGGACAGTTGCGTGTCATGATAAAATATGTACCATTTGCCCTTTATTTCAATAATTGAATGATGAGTAGTCCATCCCTGAACCGGATTCATAAACGTTCCCTGGTAGGTAAACGGGCCATAAGGAGTGTTACCAATTGCCGAAGCCAGAAAATGAGTGTCGCCTGTTGAATAAGTGAAGTAGTATTTGCCATTGTACTTATGCATCCATGCGCCCTCAAAAAATCTTCTGTCATGGTCTTTAGTTAAAAGTGCTTTACCATCTTTATCCAAAATTACTACATCTTTTACCGGCCCATCAAAGCTCAGCATATCAGCACTCATTTTGGCAACTTTGGCCGTTAGGGCAGGTTCATTTTCTTTTCCCGAGTCAGTTTTGGAGCCATTCATATCATACTTTCCATTATTCCATCGTTGTAGCTGACCGCCCCAAATTCCACCGTAATACATGTAAGAATTTCCATCAGTATCCGTAAACACTGCGGGATCTATGCTGTAGCTTCCTTCTATTGGCTTAGGTTCTGCCTTAAATGGTCCTGCTGGATTTTTAGAGGTAGCCACACCAATTCTAAAGACATCATTTTTATCCTTAACAGGAAAATAAAGGTAATAGGTGCCATTTTTAAAAGCTGCATCCGGGGCCCAAAGTTGTCGGCCGGCCCATGGAATATCCTTTATACTCAAGGCCACACCGTGGTCAGTGACTTTTCCATTAATGCTATCCATGCTTAGGATGTGGTAATCGCGCATGTCAAAGTGGTCACCATTGTCATTTTCCGGAGTGCCAGATTCAATGTCATGAGATGGGTAAATGTATATTTTACCATCAAAAATATGCGCAGAAGGGTCGGCAGTGTAAATCGATGAAATCAGTGGTTCAGAAAGATACTTAGATTTTTTTGTAGTGTCACTGGTTTCGGCTGCTACTGTTTTAGTGTTTTGCCGGCATGCGCTGGTAGCCAGGATAGCCATCATAAGCGCGAGGGCGGAGTGCTGTTTAAATTTGTTCATGGTCTATTATTGGTTATAAATGATTGCTAGTTTATTTTGCGATGCTTTTAAAAGTTTCAGGTGGTCCAAGGAAACTTGGTTTTAGGCCACCCAAATCAAGTACTAGCTTTTGCAGTACAACTCCTGGAGTCACCATCCAGTATTTTATGGTGTGTTTTCCTGGTTGATCAAACTTTAAGGGTGTTTTAAATATTTTGATGCTGTTTGCAACGGACTCTCTCCAGGCAGCTTCAGTCTTGTAATCGGTACTAATGTTTACTATTGTAATGGGAGCATCGTCTACCGAAATGGCAAACTTTAAACCATCACTATTGGTAAAGTCTATAGTTGGTGAAATGAATGAATTTAAGGTGTATGTGCCGGCATTATCCAGATAAATATTATAAGCTAGATGTGGCGTACTTTTATCCGGCTTTTGGATGGAAGTAGTTACCGGAACCGGGATCACTCCACCTTGGGTTTTTCCGTAATTGGGAATAGTTTTCCAGAAAATAGGGCGACTGTTTACTGCTTTCGAATAATTTACAGCCTCCATAGCAATGTACCCGTTTTGTGGTACAAATACATTTTCATCCTTTTCGTTAAATGTGTTGTTTTTGGTTGTGCGTATTGGCAGCGTTATTTTGGTGCCATCACTTCCCGAAACTGTTATTAAGGATTCCGTATTTCCAATAGGTGCCTTTGCCCAATCTATGCTTACGTAGATACGTTTTTGATCTTGCAATTCTGCCTTTTTCTGGTCTATTGAAACATAAGAGGGGGCTTTAATG
This is a stretch of genomic DNA from Candidatus Pedobacter colombiensis. It encodes these proteins:
- a CDS encoding sodium/sugar symporter, which codes for MKTNVLDTKDYIVFFIYFVIVATYGIYIYNKKKSAASGSKDYFLAEGSLTWWAIGASLIASNISAEQFIGMSGSGFKMGLAIATYEWMAAATLIVVAVFFIPVYLKNKISTMPQFLHQRYNGTVAMIMAVFWLLLYVVVNLTSILYLGALAVSSISGFNLDLCMYAIAAFAIIITLGGMKVIGYTDVIQVFFLILGGLATTYLALSLVSDHYGTAGIFNGYKLMTSKASEHFHMILKPDNENYIDLPGLSVLIGGMWIVNLNYWGCNQYITQRALGADLKTARGGILFAAFLKLLMPIIVVLPGIAAYVLYKDGAFQTEMLQDGSVNPDRAYPVLLNLLPAGLKGLSFAALTAAVVASLAGKANSIATIFTLDIYKKVIKPEATEGNLVVTGKVAIIAAMILGVLIAPHLGIDKKGGFQYIQEYTGFVSPGIFAMFILGFFWKKATSNAALFATIGGFGLSLLLKFLPGMTDLSWLSQVGFAVKGSTGVYEIPFLDRMGFVFLFCIIGMIIISLVGNKGEADAKGLEIDAKMFKTTTSFAVGALIIVGILVALYSVYW
- a CDS encoding LacI family DNA-binding transcriptional regulator translates to MKKKTTIYDIAKELNVTVSTVSRALSGFPAISESTRQTVIDTAKRLNYSPNKLASALKSGKTYIVGVIVPSVQAHFFASIIHSIEEGLKDSGYRIILYQSNESVENEIKGVKTLLEAQVDGIMASMSLETNEVSHFQEIIKQNKPLILFDRISTKLKVPTVTLNDFQAGFLAAQHLIDQGYKNIAFVTTIHQIRIFNDRLEGYKEAMKVNNLTVNEEHIIFGGLSIKDGRYGAGKLLRGNNMPDAIIAGDDFTALGVIKKLKEVNQAPPKIGVIGFANEAFSAYITPSLSTVDQHPNQMGRDCAEMFLQMIKQNNPYEGIRNVILEPTIVERQSTGL
- a CDS encoding glycoside hydrolase family 43 protein; amino-acid sequence: MNKFKQHSALALMMAILATSACRQNTKTVAAETSDTTKKSKYLSEPLISSIYTADPSAHIFDGKIYIYPSHDIESGTPENDNGDHFDMRDYHILSMDSINGKVTDHGVALSIKDIPWAGRQLWAPDAAFKNGTYYLYFPVKDKNDVFRIGVATSKNPAGPFKAEPKPIEGSYSIDPAVFTDTDGNSYMYYGGIWGGQLQRWNNGKYDMNGSKTDSGKENEPALTAKVAKMSADMLSFDGPVKDVVILDKDGKALLTKDHDRRFFEGAWMHKYNGKYYFTYSTGDTHFLASAIGNTPYGPFTYQGTFMNPVQGWTTHHSIIEIKGKWYIFYHDTQLSNKTHLRNIKVTELTHNPDGTIKLIEPMQK